A single genomic interval of Cupriavidus sp. MP-37 harbors:
- a CDS encoding sarcosine oxidase subunit gamma, with amino-acid sequence MWNEQGMASALADAPVTTARTRDVRLESPLVGAASLLEAPHLRGSMYFTVRERQFLDLVMVRGELADAAFVDAFEGVVGCCPPAAPNTCARSAAYDVLWLGPDEWLVRSNAPVPAGVLEDKLAPAIASSYATAVDVGSGYTVVEISGDRVRDVLARGCPLDLHPRVFQVGQCAQSHYFKAPVILVPTGDDRFEIVVRRSFADYFCRILLDAATPLLS; translated from the coding sequence ATGTGGAATGAACAAGGTATGGCCTCGGCATTGGCCGACGCGCCGGTAACAACCGCCCGCACGCGCGACGTGCGCCTGGAGTCGCCGCTGGTCGGCGCGGCCAGCCTGCTGGAAGCTCCGCACCTGCGCGGATCGATGTACTTCACGGTGCGCGAGCGGCAGTTCCTCGATCTGGTCATGGTGCGCGGCGAGTTGGCCGATGCTGCGTTCGTCGATGCGTTCGAGGGCGTGGTCGGCTGCTGTCCGCCGGCCGCACCGAACACGTGTGCGCGCAGTGCTGCGTACGACGTACTGTGGCTGGGCCCGGACGAATGGCTGGTGCGCTCGAACGCGCCGGTGCCGGCCGGCGTGCTGGAGGACAAGCTGGCGCCGGCCATCGCCAGCTCGTATGCGACCGCGGTCGACGTCGGCAGCGGCTACACGGTGGTCGAAATCAGCGGGGATCGTGTGCGCGATGTGCTGGCCCGGGGTTGCCCCCTGGACCTGCATCCGCGCGTGTTCCAGGTCGGACAATGCGCCCAGAGCCATTACTTCAAGGCTCCGGTCATACTCGTGCCGACCGGCGACGACCGCTTCGAGATCGTGGTGCGGCGCAGCTTCGCGGACTACTTCTGCCGCATTCTGCTTGACGCGGCGACGCCGCTACTGTCATGA
- a CDS encoding sarcosine oxidase subunit alpha family protein — MSQKDRLATGGRINRGKPLTFTFNGRVYQGFHGDTLASALLANGVRFVARSFKYHRPRGIMTADVAEPNAVVQLEGGAYTVPNARATEIELYQGLVATSVNAEPDLERDRMAVNQKFARFMPAGFYYKTFMWPRKMWPRYEEKIREAAGLGKAPTTLDADRYDKCYAHCDVLVVGGGPTGLAAAHAAAVSGARVILVDDQCELGGSLLSGRADINGKPALQWVAEIEGKLRKLPDVTILSRSNAFGYQDHNLVTVTQRLTDHLSVSMRHGSRELLWKIRARRVILATGAHERPIVFGNNDLPGVMMASAVSTYIHRYSVLPGREAVVLTNNDRGYQAALDLKACGAKVTIVDPRATTSGALPAAAKRQGVNVINGAVVVAATGKTHVSSVDVASYANGKVGGKVSRIACDLVAMSGGLSPVLHLFAQSGGKAQWSDEKACFVPGKSMQAETSVGAAAGEFSLALALPLAVEAGTEAAQAAGFTAAKRPAAPKVSTVAEGPLLPLWLVGSREAAARGPKQFVDFQNDVAASDILLAAREGFESVEHVKRYTAMGFGTDQGKLGNINGMAILAQALGKSIPETGTTTFRPNYTPVTFGTFAGRELGEFLDPVRKTCVHEWHVAKGALFEDVGNWKRPWYFPKRGEDLHAAVKRECLAVRNSVGILDASTLGKIDIQGPDAVTLLNWVYTNPWSKLEVGKCRYGLMLDENGMVFDDGVTVRLGEQHFMMTTTTGGAARVLTWLERWLQTEWPDMKVRLSSVTDHWATFAVVGPKSRKVLQKVCADIDFANAAFPFMSYRNGTVAGARARVMRISFSGELAYEVNVPANAGRAVWEALMAAGAEFDITPYGTETMHVLRAEKGYIIVGQDTDGSVTPYDLGMGGLVAKSKDFLGKRSLTRSDTAKEGRKQFVGLLTDDAQFVLPEGAQIIAPGTQVSTTEPTPMIGHVTSSYYSPVLQRSIALAVVKGGLGKMGESVAIPLANGRRVMAKIASPVFYDTEGVRQNVE; from the coding sequence ATGAGCCAGAAGGATCGTCTCGCCACGGGCGGCCGCATCAATCGCGGCAAGCCGCTGACCTTTACCTTCAACGGGCGCGTGTACCAGGGTTTCCACGGCGACACACTGGCGTCGGCGCTGCTCGCCAACGGCGTGCGCTTCGTCGCGCGCAGCTTCAAGTACCACAGGCCGCGCGGCATCATGACCGCCGACGTGGCGGAGCCGAATGCGGTGGTGCAGCTGGAGGGCGGCGCCTACACGGTGCCGAATGCGCGCGCGACCGAGATCGAGTTGTACCAGGGGCTGGTTGCGACCAGCGTGAATGCCGAGCCGGATCTCGAACGCGACCGCATGGCGGTCAACCAGAAATTCGCGCGCTTCATGCCTGCCGGCTTCTACTACAAGACCTTCATGTGGCCGCGCAAGATGTGGCCCAGGTATGAGGAGAAGATCCGCGAGGCGGCCGGCCTGGGCAAGGCCCCCACGACGCTGGATGCCGACCGCTACGACAAATGCTACGCGCACTGCGACGTGCTGGTGGTCGGCGGCGGGCCGACCGGCCTCGCCGCCGCGCATGCCGCGGCGGTGAGCGGCGCGCGCGTGATCCTGGTCGACGACCAGTGCGAGCTCGGCGGCAGCCTGCTGTCCGGGCGCGCCGACATCAATGGCAAGCCTGCGCTGCAGTGGGTCGCCGAGATCGAGGGCAAGCTGCGCAAGCTGCCCGACGTGACCATCCTGTCGCGCAGCAATGCCTTCGGCTACCAGGACCACAACCTGGTTACCGTGACGCAGCGCCTGACCGATCATCTGTCGGTATCGATGCGCCACGGCTCGCGCGAGCTGCTCTGGAAGATCCGCGCCAGGCGCGTGATCCTCGCGACCGGTGCGCACGAGCGTCCGATCGTGTTCGGCAACAACGACCTGCCCGGCGTGATGATGGCGTCGGCAGTGTCGACCTACATCCACCGCTACAGCGTGCTGCCGGGTCGCGAGGCGGTGGTGTTGACCAACAACGATCGCGGCTACCAGGCGGCGCTGGATCTGAAGGCGTGCGGCGCGAAGGTGACCATCGTCGACCCGCGCGCCACGACCAGCGGCGCGCTGCCCGCGGCGGCGAAGCGGCAGGGCGTGAACGTGATCAATGGCGCGGTCGTGGTGGCTGCCACCGGCAAGACGCACGTGAGCTCGGTCGACGTCGCCTCCTATGCCAACGGCAAGGTCGGCGGCAAGGTGTCGCGGATCGCCTGCGACCTCGTTGCGATGTCGGGTGGCCTCAGCCCGGTGCTGCACCTGTTCGCGCAGTCGGGCGGCAAGGCGCAGTGGAGCGACGAGAAAGCTTGCTTCGTGCCGGGCAAGTCGATGCAGGCGGAGACCAGCGTCGGCGCGGCCGCTGGCGAATTCAGCCTCGCGCTGGCCCTGCCGTTGGCAGTGGAAGCCGGCACCGAGGCGGCGCAGGCCGCCGGCTTCACGGCCGCAAAGCGGCCGGCCGCGCCCAAAGTCAGCACCGTCGCCGAGGGGCCGCTGCTACCGCTGTGGCTGGTCGGCAGCCGCGAGGCAGCTGCGCGCGGGCCCAAGCAGTTCGTCGATTTCCAGAATGACGTCGCGGCCTCGGACATCCTGCTGGCGGCGCGTGAAGGCTTCGAGTCGGTCGAGCACGTCAAGCGCTACACCGCGATGGGTTTCGGCACCGACCAGGGCAAGCTCGGCAATATCAACGGCATGGCGATCCTGGCGCAGGCGCTGGGCAAGTCGATTCCCGAGACTGGCACCACCACGTTCCGGCCCAATTACACGCCGGTCACGTTCGGCACCTTCGCCGGACGCGAGCTCGGCGAGTTTCTCGATCCGGTGCGCAAGACCTGCGTGCACGAATGGCATGTCGCGAAAGGCGCGTTGTTCGAGGACGTCGGCAACTGGAAGCGCCCCTGGTATTTCCCGAAGCGGGGCGAGGACCTGCACGCCGCGGTGAAGCGCGAATGCCTGGCGGTGCGCAACAGCGTTGGCATACTCGACGCGTCGACGCTTGGAAAGATCGACATCCAGGGCCCGGACGCGGTCACGCTGCTGAACTGGGTGTACACCAATCCCTGGAGCAAGCTCGAAGTCGGCAAGTGCCGCTATGGGCTGATGCTCGATGAGAACGGCATGGTGTTCGACGACGGCGTGACCGTGCGGCTCGGCGAACAGCATTTCATGATGACCACGACCACCGGCGGCGCCGCGCGCGTGCTGACGTGGCTCGAGCGGTGGCTGCAGACCGAGTGGCCCGACATGAAAGTCCGCCTGTCTTCCGTGACCGACCACTGGGCGACGTTCGCGGTGGTCGGGCCGAAGAGCCGCAAGGTGCTGCAGAAGGTCTGCGCCGACATTGACTTTGCCAACGCGGCCTTCCCGTTCATGAGTTACCGCAACGGCACCGTGGCAGGCGCCAGGGCGCGCGTGATGCGCATCAGCTTTTCGGGCGAGCTGGCGTACGAGGTCAACGTGCCGGCCAACGCTGGCCGCGCGGTGTGGGAAGCGCTGATGGCCGCCGGCGCCGAGTTCGACATCACGCCGTACGGCACCGAGACCATGCACGTGCTGCGTGCCGAGAAGGGCTACATCATCGTCGGCCAGGACACCGACGGCTCGGTCACGCCGTACGACCTCGGCATGGGCGGGCTGGTGGCGAAATCGAAGGACTTCCTCGGCAAGCGTTCGCTGACGCGTTCGGACACGGCGAAGGAGGGCCGCAAGCAGTTCGTCGGCCTGCTGACCGACGACGCGCAGTTCGTGCTGCCCGAGGGGGCGCAGATCATCGCGCCGGGCACGCAGGTGTCGACCACCGAGCCGACGCCGATGATCGGCCACGTGACGTCGAGCTATTACAGCCCGGTCCTGCAGCGCTCGATCGCGCTGGCCGTGGTGAAGGGCGGCCTGGGCAAGATGGGCGAGAGCGTCGCCATCCCGCTGGCCAATGGCCGCCGCGTGATGGCAAAGATTGCCAGCCCGGTTTTCTACGATACCGAAGGAGTGCGCCAGAATGTGGAATGA